In Syngnathus scovelli strain Florida chromosome 12, RoL_Ssco_1.2, whole genome shotgun sequence, the genomic window TTACTCATATGGGTCATGTACAAAGAGTATCTTCATCTTTTAACAAGTGCAAATGACACAcagatttgatgcacaatttgtctttgcgggccacagaaaattatGTGGCGGGTCGTGAGTTTGATATTTGTGCCCTACAACATGTCTGGACTTGTTTACTTGCAGaacaggggtgggggggatcgGAAGTGGCATTTTGGATGATCAAATAAGGTCATAAGGGCGTAGGCAGATGTGAGGTAATTCGTAGCGTGGACAAATGGTTTTAagccacaaaaaaataattttaattaattaattaatttaaaataaatcctGTTCTTTGTACCGTTGTAGTAAATCATTCTGAACTTTgcttttttatttacttttgtttttgccTGGATGGTTAAGAGCGTATTAGGCTTTTGTGGGTGGAGTTAGTTACCCGCGTGGTTCAAAAAAGTGTGTTATGAATCTCGTGAGACTCACTCCGGTATATAGCTTCCCATTGCAACACCTCCTAGCGAGTATATGAAAAACTAACGTTATTATTATCCACATCGCGAATAGAGGCTACAGATTTATCCGGGTCATTAATTTTATTGAAAGATTTTACCGTGTGTGTAAGGAGATTCCGTAATTTTGGATTGTACGTGAAGGCAGCAAGCAAGGGCAGAAAGTTTTCTTTTCGCGAAAGTGAAATCGAAACGAAACCATCGAAATCACCAGTTTTGGAATACTGAAGTGGGGTTGACACCGCAACGACATCTCAATAGGAAcggtgaatatatatatatatatatacatatactgcttTTATATACGCAAATTTGCATATTATCCCATAATGTGATTAATTATGGTGTGACGTTCCATTTGATCTTAGATCCAGTTTTCTGATTTATGATGGACACCGAAAATTACGTAGCGAAATTGAACGAGTACTGTCAGAAAACAAATTCGAAACTGATCTACGAGGATGTCAGAAGCGATGGTCCGGATCACATTAAGACGTGAGTTGGGAATAATTACAGTCGAGTTAATGgcaaatgtttgttttataacttttattattattattattattattattattattattattattattattattattattattattattactgaaAAATGATCTAGTAGGTGGTGGGTATTGGGATTCTGGTTTTCAGTGGGTTTCGTTTTAaatgtttgttgttttaatcCTAGATTTTCCATTAGAGTTGTTGTCGATGACGAGGCATATCCAGAAGGAGTGGGAAACAATAAAAAGGAGGCCAAAAAGAACGCTGCTAAACATGCTTTACAGATCTTAATGAAGAAGGTGAATCCTGATTGCGAATTTGCACACACAATTTTGTGTATTCATTGTATGGATTTTGAATAAGAATTAATTTAATGGAAggtgtgttttgttttaacaGACGCATACATCAGAAGGTTCTATTGGGCCAGTTagtcaaaaagaaagaaattatgTGTCCTGGCTCTATGACTATGGTCAGAAAATCAAAATGGGTGTCAGATTTAAGGAGTCCGCAAGACCTGGACCATACAAGTCCTTTCAGTAAGCCTCAATAATGCTGTCAAGTTCTGAATAAAGAGTTGAtatcatgttttgttttcagaTGTCAGTTTTTTGTTGGGGAGATTGAGTATCCACTTAGCAGTGGGATAACAAAGAAGGAAGCTAAGGAAGAAGCTGCAAAGCATGCATATCATGCCATATATGAGGTGTCAGCGGTAAGAAAGCTCATTGTAAAACGTCTGTGCATGTGCCTGTTGCTCCAGACTGTCTGCCAAGGAAATTGCAGAATCACACAAAACCACCAAATGTTAAGTAGGCTCTACCATCAATCATTCAAATTACTGTATTTCTTTTTAGACTGAAGGTGAAAACCTCTATGGTTCTTGTAATCAACAAAAGGAGGAAATGTCAGCAATCAGGTGAGCACCTTCCATGGCACACATGACTAGCTTTTCCCATTTGATCAATTTCTGTGCCTTTGGCTCCCAGCAACAAGACTGAAGATGATGCCGTtgtggaaaaaaattatattggaATTGTAAACCAGTACTGTCAGAAAAGACAGCGCACTCATAATTTCATTGAAGTGGAGAGAATTGGCCCACCTCATAACCAGAAGTAAGATCAAGCCTTCATCTAGGAACATAAAATACGCAAGCAAGCGTCCCAATTTCTTCACTAATAAGTTAAAATGTTGCCTCTCTGTTGGCACAGATTTTCCTGCAAATTAGTTATCGATGGCAAGGACTACCCTGTGGGTAGAGGAAAGTCTCTCAAGGAAGCCAAGCAAAATGCTGCTCAGTTGGCCCTTTCTGTCCTTGAAAAAGAAGACAATGAGGTATCgggttttttttgggcttcTGCTGTTTTTTAAGATCGCGGCCATAGTGGAATAATGGGTTTTCTGGGATactcagcagaaaaaaaaagtctcgtaAAGCTCATTTGACTGAAGGCATTGTGCTTTTTAACCCATATGTATCATCAGCAAGCACTTATTAACCTAACTTCAGTAACTTTGTGATCAATAGGTCTTGCAGTCTCCTGCATGTGCCAGTAGTACAAAAAGCAGCCCAAACCTGTGGTAAGTCATTGACCAAGTATCACAAGTTTATATGTATGAGTCACAATAATTTTTCTATTTTCATTTTGAAAGTAAATCCCTTGCAACAACTTCAAGCATTTCAGTAGAGTTTGCTGAGTCTTCTCCCAAAgatcaggtgagttgttaccaaTACAATAAACGATATGCATACCGCATCAGGGAAAATCTGTGATCCTTACAAGAATGTTTCTGACAGTTTTCTTTAAAAACACAATCTAATCTGTCTTATCTGAAGAACTGTTTTGTATGTTGTTTAGATAACTCCACCCAAGAATCAAAGTCCAGGTTGCAAAGCCAGAAGAAAGTAAGTTACCATCTAAGTTCAACCATGAATGAAAGTATACAAAGTATACGTATATAGCCTGCACCAGACACCTTTATTTaaacagatttttctttttttgtctcctTAGAATTGCAGCCAATTTTCCAAATGCTAATAGACAACAGGTAACAAAAATTTTGATGTAATTGAAATCAAATGTCTAATACATTTTCTTTCATCTTCATTCCACAATTGTATTCTTCAATAGATAGATTTTAAAGGCTGTGAAGATAATCGCGGACGGAATTCACCGTCAACCACTTCGAGGTGTGTCACTTTCACATGGATAAATGCTACTCTTTTGACATGGTTACATATAAGTACACTCGAGTTCCTGTTCGATTCAACAGGTTTAAAGAAGATTTTGAGTGTGTACAAGCCATAGGCAATGGAAGCTTTGGATCTGTTTTCAAGGCAAAGCACAAGCTGGACGGAAAGCACTATGCTGTGAAGAAGGTTAGCAGTGAAGAGTAAGTGACGTTTTTGTTTGCTAAAAACAGTCAATGGACACTTTCTCCTAATCTGTCGTCTCTGTGCTCAGAAAATCTAAACGAGAGATAGACGCTTTATCAAAGCTTCAACATAGCAATATTGTAAGATACTACACGTGTTGGATAGAAGATTCCTATGACCAGTGAGtcgttttaaaatattttacatttttgctCTGCAGAACATATGAACACACACAAGCGTTgaattactttttgttttgtcttttgctgACCTATCCCAAATTCCTCTCAAAGGTTCCTCTATATTCAGATGGAGCTGTGTGACACCAAAACCCTCCGAGGTCATATTGATGATATGAACACCGAGAATAAGGAAACTCTGCAAAGAAGGGATCTCAGTTTTGAAATTATACAGCAAATAGTCGCAGGAGTCGAATACTTTCATGACAAAAAGTTAATCCACAGAGATTTGAAGGTGAGTTTATTTGCTACAGTTACAGAATGATTGTAAGAAGTAACCTTTAGCCCgctaagacaaattgtgcatcaatatatgttaatactaaaattacaaattgtaaaCATAATGATATTGCTggccatttttaaaatatttgaacagtttttactagtctctgatttcaaaactagttattcatctatTTGTTGTGTAGCATATGTTGTATATAATATaaggcgttgacagtcataatggccctccaaaggaaACTACGATTGCGATGCGGCCCGCGCCAATAATGAGTTTGACGCCCCTGGACTACAATTATTTTATCAACTTCATTTATTATAATTTTAGCCTATTACACCTTATCCACCCACCCATTTTCAACACGGCTTGTCCTATTCAGccttgctggagcctatcctagctgACTTCAGGCAAAAGCACAAACCTGGAATGGTTGCCACTCAACCACAGAGAACAtatagagacgaacaaccattcacactcacgttCAAGTTCACTCATGGATTTTGGGTGCCAAGTTACCGACATTGTGTGTTTGTCTTTCTAAATGCTTAGCCTGCCAACATCCTGTTTGGACTGGATGAAACAGTGAAGATTGGGGATTTTGGCCTTGTTACTGTTGATAGTGACAGTGAGGAGAAAAGCTTGAAAACGGGAACCCTGAGTTATATGGCGCCTGAGCAGGTAAAAAAGAAATCTGCACACATTCTAGAACAGCCAGTATTTTTGATGAAAGACATAATCATCATTTTCAGGGTGTTTAACATGGGCAAATTGTACTTTATTCTGCATTCTTTATGTATTACAGAAAGACAAAGCTACTTACGGCAGAAAAGTGGACATATATGCTCTGGGTCTGATTTATTTTGAGCTCCTCTGGTACATGAGTACCTCTACTGAAAGAGAAAAGGTGAGTTGAGCTGCTATTGATCCTAAACTGTAACCTTTTAAGGCAACTGTAAATAAAGGCGACAGCTTCAGACAATGTGCAATTAAATAGGGTGAAAGAAAAAGTTAGGAGCTTGTTAACAATCACATCAACATAGATAGCAGTGAACATTTCCATAGCAGCAGTTTTATCTGCAATGTATGGCatataatgattaaaaaatataaatcaggCTTCTGGTTGTCACAGATATATAATTTGTCCAATTTGGTCCAGCACATCTCTTTTTCTTGCGTGCTTGCTAACCAGTATCTTTGACATAGTATATCCgttaaatgtactttttttaaGAAAAGATACAGTATATTTGCAGTTGTGTTAATAAACAGCCTCATCCTTGGTCACATTATGTGGAAATACAGTACGATAAATCGCACAGGCACATGATCTAACAGATTTAGCATTGATTGTGTGTGTCTTCATAGATGTATGATTTTCACTCAAACTTTTCAGATATGTTCTTACTCTGTTTTGTCATTCATTCCCCTGTAAACCAGCTTTGGGATGATGTCAGAAACCAGAACCTCCCTTCAGAGTTTTCATCCAATTTCCCCATAGAGGTACAGCACTTCAACACTTAAACAATATGTGATGCATATTTGGGGTTGtattagaatagaatagaatattaattcatattattataatattagtAATAGAATGTTAACACTAATATTACAAGATAATAGTTTATTGTCATACAAAAACAGACAAACTGGAGGTACAACAAAATTGCTGGGGGCTTTTCATGGTGCTGTTTTCtggtataaataaaaataaatagaaatagtATCAATAGTGTAAATTGAGTAGACAGTTCATACAGTAGAGGTTTCCTGAAAGTGctcagaaaaaacaacaacgttcctttgtttgtttatttatttgtctattTATCTATGtacttatctttttttttttcatttatttttgcagCAACAAATTATCAAGTCAATGCTTTGCTTGAGGCCAGAAGACCGGCCTGAAGCCAGTCAACTCCAGACCAACCTTAAGGAGTGTGCTACTGCACTTAAACTTGCTAAAGAGAGAAAGACTCTCTAATTCCTCCATTGCTTCTAGAACAGGGGTTTTTAGCTAGTTTTGTTCtagggaccaccattataaccaagaagcagcTTGGGGACCACCGCCTTGGcagaatattattttgttttgcgccgaaggaggatagacctactatacaggctatttatttgcatctgtatgacTATTtggggaatctcagctacatttgacatcatttggatgggtaaatgattcacaaaattagctggaaaataaatcaagtcgaaATAATAACATAAATACCACGTTGACATGAAAATGCTCTTGGAATTAATGTTTGTAATTTTAAAGGTGACCATCCATCTgaatattttttccccattgttTTATGCATAACATTGTGTCAAAACTAGTTTGTTACATAAGGTAAGACATTTAATATCGAGTTTATATTTAACTGCAGTTGTTGAAGCAACTTATGCTTCAATGATATAATTTTGTGTGTTTGGGGAAAAGAGGCACACATTGAGATTGCAATAGTTTTCACAGTCACTTCTGGTGAAGTCACGGTTATGTTTTATTGGTTGATTGGTTACATATTGCCATGATGGAagttgaaaagtgtttctagcatTTTTAGAGGTTTTACCCCTAAATTAACAGCTATTTGAGCACTTTACTAACTAAAATCCCAGTTCCACAAACACACTCAAACATGATACTGCTACCGTAAATGTTACTTTAGTTTTTGTATGGTGTCTTAATTGGTACATGGAGCCATGAAGTGTGAatattttatatacatataggtCACATTAAAATGATTATTGTTCATCTGTAATGTCATATACATTTCAATTACAACTGTtggaaatacagtaatccctcatttattaAAATCCGCGATGGAGAGAAG contains:
- the LOC125978370 gene encoding interferon-induced, double-stranded RNA-activated protein kinase is translated as MMDTENYVAKLNEYCQKTNSKLIYEDVRSDGPDHIKTFSIRVVVDDEAYPEGVGNNKKEAKKNAAKHALQILMKKTHTSEGSIGPVSQKERNYVSWLYDYGQKIKMGVRFKESARPGPYKSFQCQFFVGEIEYPLSSGITKKEAKEEAAKHAYHAIYEVSATEGENLYGSCNQQKEEMSAISNKTEDDAVVEKNYIGIVNQYCQKRQRTHNFIEVERIGPPHNQKFSCKLVIDGKDYPVGRGKSLKEAKQNAAQLALSVLEKEDNEVLQSPACASSTKSSPNLCKSLATTSSISVEFAESSPKDQITPPKNQSPGCKARRKIAANFPNANRQQIDFKGCEDNRGRNSPSTTSRFKEDFECVQAIGNGSFGSVFKAKHKLDGKHYAVKKVSSEEKSKREIDALSKLQHSNIVRYYTCWIEDSYDQFLYIQMELCDTKTLRGHIDDMNTENKETLQRRDLSFEIIQQIVAGVEYFHDKKLIHRDLKPANILFGLDETVKIGDFGLVTVDSDSEEKSLKTGTLSYMAPEQKDKATYGRKVDIYALGLIYFELLWYMSTSTEREKLWDDVRNQNLPSEFSSNFPIEQQIIKSMLCLRPEDRPEASQLQTNLKECATALKLAKERKTL